One part of the Phragmites australis chromosome 3, lpPhrAust1.1, whole genome shotgun sequence genome encodes these proteins:
- the LOC133911491 gene encoding uncharacterized protein LOC133911491 has protein sequence MQLLSTQLLLPLPDASHRAFLPPAVYAGAAASVTSSSSCMPSSPLRSRRFTKSSARSGLRVVSPETSTTAATDAATAGAQSDSTKWAEFAARVSGEWDGFEADFTDTGDPVELPENVVPEAYREWGVQVFDWQTQCPTLGDPAARCALHYRLVRLLPTVGCEADAATVHTSHQRHASSASAFGYAGTGSYIAAWPKGPAPVLEVEHCIVRPDSREVRVRVVQTVALGKEARLRGVKVFSEQWYGPFRNGEQLGGCAIRETAFAAGEKLDVSEVLGQWESTDAAAARFSDELDAETGKFAELSPDEPSKLLRDTDGVVTLPKQLWSVFKEHGDGEFLCEVGWVLGGGSAVTSRCVLSKDGDVKEIAAAYESRVTEGT, from the exons ATGCAGCTTCTCTCTACGCAGCTGCTGCTGCCCCTCCCCGACGCCAGCCACCGCGCTTTTCTCCCGCCGGCCGTCTACGCAGGCGCCGCAGCGTCCGTGACATCATCGTCTTCTTGCATGCCGTCGTCTCCGCTTCGGTCACGGCGGTTCACCAAGTCCTCGGCGAGATCGGGACTGCGAGTCGTCTCTCCCGAGACCTCCACCACCGCTGCCACGGACGCTGCGACCGCCGGCGCGCAGTCAG ATAGCACGAAGTGGGCAGAGTTCGCTGCGCGGGTGTCCGGCGAGTGGGACGGCTTCGAAGCGGACTTCACGGACACCGGCGACCCCGTGGAGCTCCCGGAGAACGTGGTCCCGGAGGCCTACCGCGAGTGGGGCGTGCAGGTGTTCGACTGGCAGACTCAGTGCCCGACGCTCGGCGACCCTGCCGCGCGATGCGCGCTCCACTACCGGCTGGTTCGCCTGCTCCCCACCGTGGGGTGCGAGGCCGACGCCGCCACCGTGCACACCTCCCACCAGCGCcacgcctcctccgcctccgcgttCGGGTACGCCGGCACGGGTTCCTACATCGCAGCGTGGCCCAAGGGCCCGGCGCCGGTCCTCGAGGTGGAGCACTGCATCGTGCGCCCGGACAGCAGGGAGGTCAGGGTCAGGGTGGTGCAGACGGTGGCGCTGGGCAAAGAGGCGCGGCTGCGTGGGGTCAAGGTGTTCTCCGAGCAGTGGTACGGCCCGTTCCGCAACGGCGAGCAGCTCGGCGGTTGCGCCATCCGGGAGACCGCCTTCGCGGCTGGCGAGAAGCTCGACGTGTCCGAGGTGCTGGGGCAGTGGGAGAGCACAGACGCCGCGGCCGCGAGGTTCTCCGACGAGCTGGACGCCGAGACG GGCAAGTTCGCCGAGCTGTCTCCGGACGAACCAAGCAAGCTGTTGAGAGACACGGACGGCGTCGTGACGCTGCCGAAGCAGCTGTGGAGCGTGTTCAAGGAGCACGGCGACGGCGAGTTCCTGTGCGAGGTCGGGTGGGTTCTGGGTGGCGGCAGCGCGGTGACGTCGCGGTGCGTGCTGTCCAAGGACGGGGACGTCAAG GAGATCGCTGCTGCCTACGAGTCTCGGGTGACAGAGGGTACCTGA
- the LOC133911490 gene encoding calcium-dependent protein kinase 7 gives MGNQCQNGTLGSDYYNRPVSRYADGCLEEDRYSDLKKFEKPEVNTFKPTAAGILRRGLDPTSIFVLERETVDLREHYIIGRKLGQGQFGTTYLCTEISTGCEYACKTIPKRKLITKEDVEDVRREIQIMHHLSGHKNVVAIKDVYEDGQAVHIVMELCAGGELFDQIQEKGHYSEQKAAELIRIIVSIVSMCHSLGVMHRDLKPENFLLLDKNDDMSIKAIDFGLSVFFKPGQVFTELVGSPYYVAPEVLHKRYGPESDVWSAGVILYVLLSGVPPFWAETQQGIFDAVLKGHIDFESDPWPKISDSAKDLIRKMLSSCPSERLKAHEVLRHPWICENGVATDQALDPSVLSRLKQFSAMNKLKKLALRVIAERLSEEEIAGLRKMFKAVDIKNRGVITFGELREGLRRYGTELEDREISDIMEAADKDNNVTINYEEFIAATVPLNKIEREEHLMAAFTYFDKDGSGYITVDKLQRACGEHNMEDTFLEEIILEVDQNNDGQIDYAEFVDMMHGNKVGLGWQTMETSLNVTLRDAPQVH, from the exons ATGGGGAACCAATGCCAAAACGGGACTCTTGGGAGTGATTACTACAATCGTCCCGTTTCTAGGTATGCTGATGGATGCCTCGAGGAGGATCGCTACTCCGACTTGAAGAAATTTGAGAAGCCTGAGGTGAACACATTTAAGCCCACTGCTGCTGGTATTTTGAGGCGGGGATTGGATCCGACATCTATCTTTGTCCTTGAACGGGAGACGGTGGACCTAAGGGAGCATTATATCATCGGTCGGAAACTTGGTCAGGGGCAGTTTGGCACAACATACCTCTGCACCGAGATCAGTACAGGGTGTGAGTATGCATGCAAGACCATCCCAAAGCGCAAACTCATCACGAAGGAGGATGTTGAGGATGTGCGCCGTGAGATCCAGATAATGCACCATCTGTCGGGCCACAAGAATGTTGTTGCAATCAAGGATGTCTATGAGGACGGTCAGGCGGTACACATTGTGATGGAGCTCTGTGCTGGTGGGGAACTCTTTGACCAAATTCAAGAGAAGGGGCATTACAGTGAGCAGAAGGCTGCAGAGCTTATAAGAATTATTGTTAGCATTGTGTCTATGTGCCATTCACTTGGGGTGATGCATCGTGATCTCAAGCCAGAAAATTTCCTCCTTTTGGACAAAAATGATGACATGTCAATCAaggctattgattttggtttatCTGTGTTTTTTAAACCAG GTCAGGTTTTCACTGAGTTGGTTGGAAGTCCATATTATGTTGCTCCTGAGGTACTACACAAACGTTACGGACCAGAATCTGATGTGTGGTCAGCTGGAGTGATACTCTATGTATTGCTGAGTGGGGTGCCACCTTTCTGGGCAG AGACACAGCAAGGAATATTTGATGCTGTCCTGAAGGGGCACATTGATTTTGAATCTGACCCGTGGCCTAAGATATCTGACAGTGCAAAGGATCTTATAAGAAAGATGCTCTCATCTTGTCCTTCAGAGCGTTTGAAAGCCCATGAAGTACTAC GGCATCCCTGGATCTGTGAAAATGGAGTGGCCACTGATCAAGCTCTTGATCCTAGTGTTCTCTCTCGGCTCAAACAGTTCTCTGCAATGAACAAGTTAAAGAAGTTGGCTCTGAGA GTGATAGCCGAACGTCTTTCAGAGGAGGAGATTGCTGGGTTAAGAAAAATGTTCAAGGCAGTGGATATTAAAAATAGAGGTGTAATTACTTTTGGTGAGCTTAGAGAAGGTTTAAGAAGATATGGTACTGAATTGGAGGATAGAGAAATTAGCGATATAATGGAAGCG GCTGATAAAGACAATAATGTGACCATCAATTATGAAGAATTTATTGCTGCCACTGTGCCTCTTAACAAAATAGAACGTGAAGAACACTTGATGGCAGCTTTTACATACTTCGACAAAGATGGAAGTGGTTATATCACAGTTGACAAGCTTCAACGAGCATGTGGAGAACATAACATGGAGGACACCTTCCTTGAAGAGATAATTTTAGAGGTTGACCAAAACAAT GACGGTCAAATTGACTACGCCGAATTTGTAGACATGATGCATGGCAACAAAGTTGGACTTGGGTGGCAAACAATGGAAACCAGTTTGAATGTAACCTTGAGAGATGCGCCTCAAGTTCATTGA